The DNA sequence TGGCGCACCAGCAACACCCGGCCCGCCCCGTCGGACACGATCAGCGACACGCCCGCCAGCGGCAGGCGCGTGACGCGGCGAAAGATGCGCCGCACGCGATAGGCCCAGCGCAGCACCGCCCGGTGCAGCGCCGGCGGGATCAGGTGAAGCATGTCACCTTCTGGCTCGCCGCCCCCAGCAGCCGGGCAACCGGCCAGTCGCCCTCGCCCGCCGCCGCGCGTTCGAACAGCGCGCGCTTGTCCTCCCCCCGCATCACGAACAGCAACTCTTCGCTGTCGAGGAGCGATGGAATGGTGAGGGTGATGCGATCGAAGGGCGCCTCCGGCGGCAGCGGATCGGGCGTCAGCCGGCGCACCGGCCGGGGATCGTCGATCTGCGGATCGGTGTTGGGGAAGAGCGAGGCGATATGCCCGTCGCCCCCCATGCCCAGCCAGGCGAGCGCGAAGCGCGGCACATCCGCATCCAGTTCCAGGGGCACGATGCGGGCGCCGGCAGGCTCCAGCAGGCGGCGGATGCGGCCGATGTTGCTGGCGGGGTGATCCTCCGGCACCAGCCGGTCATCGCCCGGCCATACGGCGACCCGCCCCCAGTCGATCGCCGAATCCGTCAGCGCCTCCAGAATGGGAAAAGGCGTCGATCCGCCGGGCACGGTGATGGCAATTCCCGCCGGCTCGCGCTCCAGTGCGGCCGTCAGATGCTGCTCCAGCCAGCGGGCGACGCCGGCATCGCCGGCACCCGCAATCATCTCGATGTCGGCCATGATCTCGCTTTCACACGCAGAAGCCGCCGCTGCACGGGGCAGCGGCGGTTCCGCGATCCTGGAAGGGGGACAGGATCAGCTGATCGTTTCGGTAAGGAACCAGGCGCGCTCCTCGGCCTGGTCGATCCAGTCGTCCACCATGCCGTTGGTTGCGTTGTCGCCCGCCTCGTCAGAGGTCTTCTTCACCTGCTTCAGGCGCTCGAGCAGCTTGCGATTGTCGTCGCGCAGCTCTTCCACCATCGCATCGGCGGAGAGTTCGGTATCGTCCTGATCGGCGATATTGGTGGTCTTGCCCACCGTGCCGATGGAGGTCAGCGTCTTGCCGCCGATCTTGCGCACACGCTCCGCGATCACATCCACCAGGCCGAAGATCTGCGCGGCCTGCTCGTCAAACAACAGGTGCCGGCTGCGGAAGTTCGGACCCTTCACATGCCAGTGGAAGTTCTTGGTCTTGAGATAAAGCGCGAGGTGATCGGCCAGGGCGCCGTTCAGCGCCTCGATCAAAGCGGCTTTGGAATTGTCACCAGTGCTAGCCATGTCATTTCCCCTTTCGAATAGCTATGTGGCTGCTCAACGGAGGAACCACAAGATCGGTTTCTCAGACTTTCGTATAGGCTGTGATCGGCATATTCGATCACCCGATCAGGCCAAGCGCGGAAATCAGCACGACCAGCCCCGCCAGCAGCAGCAGCCCGGCAGCCGCCGCGCGCAACGGAGCCAGCGGCAGGCGTGTTTCCCAGTTCCCCGCACTCTCCCTCGCTACTGTGAGGACGATGCCGGTCGCCAGTGCCCCGCCCGCGCCTGCCAGCGCGGGGGAGCCCAGGCCGACCGCCAGCGCCAGCACAAGGAAGCGCGCAGCGTCAGTGACTTGCGAGGCGAAGAGGACGAGGAGAGTCGCCCCGGCCGACAGCGTCGGTTCGCGCGGGGCGGGCCGGGGACGAGCAAGGAACAGCTCGCCGGCGGCCATCACCAGCGCCATGGCGACGAAGACGAATTTTGCATTGCTGGGAAGCACGGGAATCAGCGCCCGCCCCAGCCAGGCCGCCAGCCCCGAGCTGACGATCGAACTGACCCAGATCGCCGCAAGCAGGCCGCCGCCGGGCCCGACGCGGGCGGAAAGCCGCGCGGTGGAAACCGCCTCCCGGCCGCCGAGCGTGGCAAGGGCACATGCCAGGAAGGTGAGGAAGAAGGCCGGCAATGCGCGCTCCCCCTCTGCCGGGTTCTACGGCCGTGGAGCGGGCGAAGGGAATCGAACCCTCGTCGTAAGCTTGGGAAGCTTCTGCTCTACCATTGAGCTACGCCCGCATTGCCGCCGCTCCTGCCTGCCGGCCCGCGCAAGGTGGACCGGCCGCGGGTGCGACCGGCGCGGCAAGTGCCACAATCCCTCGCCCCCGGTCAAACCAAAAGCGCGGGCGCGCGGCGGGATTGTTGAAGAGGCAGAGCCAGGACATGACAGCACGGTTACATTGTGCCAGTGGCGCGCGGCACCACGCCGTACGGAGCCCTGCATGCAATTCCCCTCGCCGAGGCGCGCCGCCCCTCTTCGCCGCGCCCGCACGGCTGCTTTCCTCGCCATCGGGCTGGCGGGCTTCGCCACCGCTCCTGCCCAGGCGCAGGAGCAGGCAGAGGGCATGGGCAGCACCCCGGCGGTGTTCGCGGCGCTGGATGCGGCCTTCCTCCCGGAGCAGACGGCCTTTCCGCACAGCGCCACCCCGGCCTATGCCGCGCCGGTCGAGGCGCAGCCTGACGGGCCGATCGTGGGGCCGGTGGACGATGAGGCGGAGGCGAGCCAGCCCGCACCGCCGCTCGACAGTGCGGATTCGCTGCAAGGGGCACCGCGGCGCGATTACGCATCCTTCGGCAAGGATGTGGCCGCGATCAAATGGGAGCTGGCCGCCATCGCCGGATATTACACGGCGATCAACGGCCACAAATTGTTCGACGACGCGCAGGCGCCGCACTTCCATAGCGAAGGCTGGTTCGGCAAGAACACCAACAATGTCGGCATGGACAAGCTGGCCCATGCCTATTCGGCCTATGTGTTGAGCGAATTGTTCTACGCCCGGCTCAAGCACAAGACGGGGCGGGCTCCCGGTATTCAGTACACCGCCGCCGCGCTCGCTTCGGGCGTGATGCTGTGGTCGGAACTTTCGGACAGTATCGAGCCTTCCGGCGGCTGGTCGTGGGAAGACGTGGTGATGAACAGCGCCGGCGCGGGCTTTTCGATCCTGCGAAATTCGGTGCCGGGGCTGGACGAGAAGCTGGATTACCGGCTGATGATCGAGCCGGGGGACGGCGTCTATGCCGTGGCGGGGAAGCGGCATTTCCAGCAGCAGCGCTATTTCTTCGCGCTCAAGCTCTCGGGCTTCAAGGCCTTCGACCGCAGCCCGTTGCGCTTCCTGGAACTGCATCTGGGCTATCACGGGGACGATTTCCTGCTGTCGGACCGTGCGGCGGGCACCGAGCCCAAGCGCCATGTCTTCGTGGGCATGGGCATCAACCTGCGCGAATTGCTGTTCAAGAATTCGAAGAGCAAGGTCGGTCGCGCGGCGGGCGAAGTGCTCGATTATTTCCAGCCGCCCTATACCGCGGTTCACCAGCACCTGACCGATTAGCCGCGAGGTTTCCCGGCCGGGAGGAACCCCGGCCGCACCCGCCGCGTTTCCTGTGCTTCTGCACGGGAGTTCCTGCTTGAGAATCCGCTACTTGGCGCTTGCCGCCGCCCTCGCCCCGCTGGCCGCCTGCAATTCCTCCGATTCGCCATCGTCCCAGTCCGGGGATCAGGTTGCCGCCTCCCCCTACGCCGATCTGCAGTTCGAGGATGCGCCGGCCGGCGATGCGCAATTCACCGCGCCAGAGTCTCTCGGCACGGAGGTGATGCTCGACCGGCTGGGCTTTTCCAGCGGGGTGATAGACGGCAAGTCCACCCGCTTCGACACGCAGGCGATCCGCGCCTTCCAGCAGGCGCAGGGTCTGAACGAAAGCGGGACGCTGGACGATGCGACGCGCGCGGCGCTGGCGAAGTTCCAGGTGCCGGCCACCCGCATGGTGCGCATCCCGGCCCGTTTCGCGCAGGGTCCCTTCATGCCCGATCTGCCCGAAGACACGGCCGAACAGGCCAAGGTCGACCGGCTAGGCTACCGCAATTTGATGGAAGCGCTGGCGGAGCGGTTCCATACCACGCCCGAAACGCTGGTGGCGCTGAACAGCCCGCAGACCGGCGTCGGCGCCGGGGCGGTGATCCGCGTGCCCAACACCGCCCCGGTCGATCCCGCGGCGTTCGACGTGGATGATGGCGACTGGAACACCACGCTGATGTCGCTGGGCATCGCGCCCGATCAACCGGCCGCGGCGCGGGTGGTAGTCGACAAGTCTGACGGGGTGCTGCGCGCCTTCGACGAGGAGGACCGGCTGATCGCCCAGTTTCCGGCCACCATGGGCAGCGAGCACGATCCGCTGCCGATCGGCAAGTGGACGATAAAGGGCGTGAGCCACAATCCCCCATTCCACTACAACCCGGATCTGTTCTGGGATGTGAGCGATTCCGCCGACAGCCAGGTTCTGCCGCCGGGCCCGAACGGACCGGTGGGCGTGGTATGGATCGACCTGTCCAAGGAGCATTACGGCATCCACGGCACGGGCGAGCCCGCCTCCATCGGCACCGCCCAGAGCCATGGCTGCGTGCGCCTGACCAATTGGGACGCGGCGCGGCTGGCGCAGATGGTGAAGCCCAACACGCCGGCGGTATTCCAGGAATAGCCTATGCCCGCGTCAGCTTGCGGGCGAAGAAGCCAAGCAGCAGGATGCACACCACGATACCGACGAGGCAGTAGGCCGTGAACATGTAGCCGGCCATCGCCCCGCTGCTCCCGGACAGGAACTGCGCCCCGAAAATGGGCGCGGCCACGGCGGCGAACTTGGCCATGAAGCTGGCCCAGCCGCCCCCGGTGGCGCGCACGGCGCTGGGGTAATAGACGCTGGTGATCGAAATCACCGCCGAATGGCCGGCGCCGACCAGGATCGCGCTGACCAGCAGGGACGGCACGAACCAGTCCCCGCCGATCACCGCGCCGGTGCCGATCAGCACCACGATCGGCACCGCGAGCAGAGGGGCGAGGGCGATCCAGCCGGGGCCGCGCCGCTCCGTCATCGCGAGCAGCGCCACGCCGCCGAATGCGCCCAGCAGCGCGCTGGCCGAGCCCAGCCAGGCGGCGTTCTGCCGCGCGATGCCCAGGTTCTCCATGAAGATCACGCCATAGGCGCTCTTCAGATAGATCGAGAAGCTGGAGAAGAAATAGGCCGCCCAGATCAACGGGGTGACGATCGCCAGCGCCCCCGCGAACAATTCGCGCAGCTTGGCGACGGGGTGGTTCTTGGTCGTGGTCTGCCGCTCGTCCGAGAGGATGAAGCGTTCATAGCCCACCATCTCGTAGCCGGGATTGAAGCGCGACAGGATCGGGATGATCCGTGCCGGCGGCTTGTTGGTCGCCACCATCCAGCGGGCGCTTTCGTGCAGGGTGAAGGCCAGCAGGATGGCGAAGATGCCCGTCAGCACGCCGCAGACCCAGAAGATGCCCTGCCAGCCCCACACCGGGGCGATCCAGTTGGCGATCGGGCCGGAAGAGGCGGTGCCGACCGAAAAGCCCATCATGATGATCGTCACGCTGGTCGCGCGCATCGACTTGGGCATGCTTTCGATGCTCAGCGCCCACACGGGGGCAAGCAGGCCGCCGATGGCGAGCCCGCTGACGAAGCGCAGCGCGATCAGGTGCTCGGCCGTGTCCGCGAAGCCGACCGCCATGGTCATCAGCGCGCTGCCGCAGGTGCAGGCGATGATCACCGGCCGCCGCCCGAAGATGTCCCCCAGGTAAGAGCCGAACAGCGAGCCGATCATCTGGCCGAGGAAGGCGGCCGAGCTGACATAGCCGGTCATCTCGTCCGAAATGCCCATATCGTCGCGAATATAGGGCAGCGCATAGGCCAGGGCGGCAAAATCCTGCCCGTCGAAGAAGGTGACGAGGCTGCACAGCACCAGGATGGTCAGGTGATATCGCGAAAAGCGCAGATCCTGCATGAATTGCGTAACGTCGAGCGTGTCGGAGCTTCTGCTGGCCATCGTCATCCTATCTCACCAAGTCCCGCGGCGTTGTCGGCGGGCAGCCATTCGTTCGGGGCACAGATCCTCCGCCTGGCGGGGCCGCTGCTTTTCGAATGAGCCTTACAGCTAAGTGAAAGCCGATTGGGGCGAAACGTGCAATGCGCTTCGACAGCATTCGCGATACGCGAACGATCGGCAGCCCGTCCGTTACACTGCGCCGAGGAAGTTCTGCTGGTGGGACAGGCGATCAACGTCCTGCCGCGGCGGTGCACCGAAAAGGCGGCGATATTCGCGGCTGAACTGCGATGGGCTGTCATAGCCCACCGCGAAGCCTGCCGCACCGGCGCTGAGCCCCTTCGCCAGCATCAGCCGCCGCGCCTCCTGCAGGCGGAGCTGCTTCTGGTATTCGAGCGGCGTCGTGCGCGTCACCGCCTTGAAATGTTCATGCAGCGAGGATTCGCTCATCCCCGCTGCCGCCGCGATGTCGCGGATGCGCAGCTGGTCGCGAAAGCGATCGCGAATGCGTGCAACGGCGCGGCTGACCTGGCCGAGGCGGCTGTCCGCCACCGCCAGATGCCGCAGCGCCCCGCCATGCGGGCCCGCAAGCAGCCGATAGAGGAGTTCCCGTTCGATCAGCGGTGCAAGTGCCGGAATGCTCTCGGGCCGATCGAGCAGCCGCACCAGCCGGCAGGCCGCGTCGATCAGGTCCGGATCGCCGGGATAGACCGCGAGCGCGGGCGCCGGCGGCGGCTTGCCCGGCCCGCCTTCGGCAATCACCATGTCCACCAACGCCGGCAGATCGAGATCGATCTTGCAGCAGAGATAGGGTGCATCCGCGCTCGCTTCCGTCACCCTTCCGACCAGTGGCAGGTCCACCGACACCACGAGATAATGGGCGGCATCGTAGAACAGCTCCTGCTCCGCAATGGCAACGCTCTTCGCCCCCTGGGCGATCAGACAAAGCGAAGCGTCATAGACGGAGGGCGTCGGCACGGTCGGCTCGTCCGCCCGGAACAGCGACAGGCGAGGCACCGCCGTCCTGTGCATCCCGGCTGCCGGGGCATAGCGGGTAATCACCTCCGCCAGTTGCGCCATCCTGTCCATGGCACTCTCTTCGCCCGGAACGGCCTGCGCCGCAAGGTGCCACACCTCACTTCCGGAGGATCGTGCAAAGCTGCCGGGCGATCCGTCTAACGCCTGCGGCAAGGCGGCGGCATGATCAGGGCATCCGAACGACAGGAGTGACAGATGACCAATATTTCCAACAAGATCGTGCTCGTAACCGGCGCCTCCAGCGGGATCGGCGAAGCCACCGTGCGGGAACTGGCCCAGGCCGGCGCAAAGGTGTTCATCGGCGCACGGCGCCGCGAGAGGCTGGAAAGCCTGGCGCGGGAACTGGGCGAGCACGTGGCCTGGCAAGAGCTGGACGTCACCGACGGCGACAGCTTCGAAGCCTTCGTCGCCGCGGCGGAGGCGCACTTCGGGCGGGTCGATGCGCTGGTGAACAATGCGGGCGTCATGCCTCTCTCCCCCCTCGCCGCGCTGAAGCGCGACGAGTGGAAGAAGATGATCGACGTCAACATCCATGGTGTTCTGAACGGCATTGCCGCGGTCCTGCCGCGCTTCCTGGTGCAGGGATCGGGGCATGTGATCAACGTCGCCTCCATCGCGGCCCACATGGTGATGCCGACGGCAGCGGTTTATTGCGGCACCAAGCATGCCGTGTGGGCGATCACCGATGGCCTGCGGCAGGAGCACGACGAGATCCGCACTACCGTGATCTCGCCCGGCGTGGTCGCGACCGAGCTCGGCAACGACATCACCGACACCGCCGTGGCCGGCGCACTGCAGGAATGGCGCAAGAAATCGCTGACGCCCGACGCAATTGCCCGGGCGATCCGCTTCGCCCTGGAACAGCCGGACGATGTGGACATCAACGAAGTGATCGTGCGCCCCACCGCGGCCGGCATGTGAACCCGGCGGGGGTGTGCCGCGCGGCACACCCCCGCCCCACCCTTATGTATGAATTGCCGGAGCCCCCTCCCAGCCGCATCTGCGGCCGGAGCCGCGCAACGGCGAAATTTTCTGCCTTGATAATATCTGCCTTACGATTATCTGCCCTTGCAGGTAATTTAAAGCGAGTCCCTGCCGATGGCCATTTTCACAGTCGAACAATGCGTGGCGCAGCGCTCGCCCGGGCGGTTGATCCGCCGGGTGGCGAAGCTGGGCACCGCCCTTGTCGAAGCGCAGTTCGAAGGCGAGGAGATGAGCTTCCAGCAGTGGATCGCGTTGAAGGTTACCGCCGATGGCGTGGTCGGCAATGCCGGCGAACTGGCGCGCGAGCTCGGCATCACCACCGGGGCGACCACCCGCCTGATCGACACGCTGGAACAGCGCGGCATGATGGCCCGAGTCCGCTGCGGCGAGGACCGGCGTGTGGTGAAGATCGCCGTCACTCCCGCCGGTGGCGCGGTGATGGAGCGGTTGCAGCCGCGCGTGGTCGGCGCGTGGAGCGAGATGTTCGCCGAGATCGAGCAGGAGGAAGCCGATGCCTTCGCCCGCACGCTGGTGCGGCTTTACGAGCGGGCCGAGCAGCTCGCCGGTACCAGCGAAGCGACGGAGACGGAGGACGCGCTGTGACGCGGCGCCCGATCCTCTCCGGCCTCGTGCCGCTGCTGCTGGCAGGCTGCGCTTCGGTGCCGCATGTCGAGCCGCAGGTCACGCCAGTCGCCCCCACTTCGCTGGGGCTCGGGGACGAGGTTCCGACGGTGGCGGCGGACTGGTGGCGCGCGTTCAACGACCCGCAGCTTGACCGGCTGGAGGCGGCCGCGCTGGCGGGCAATCCGCGGCTGGAGGCGGCCGAGGCCCGGCTGCGCGAGGCCGAAGCCGCCATCGGGGTGACCCGCGCGGCCGGCGAGCCGCAGATCGGCGCCAATGCGCAGGTCACGCGCCAGCGCTTCTCCGAGAATGCCACCGTCCCCCCGCCCTATGGCGGATCGACGCGCTGGCTGCCGCAGCTGGGCGCCACGCTGGACTGGGATCTCGACCTGTTCGGCCGGGTCAAGGCCGGGGTGCGGCAGGCTGAGGCAGAGGCGGCCGCCGCCCGCTATGACACGGCGGCGGCGCGGCTGACGCTGTCGGCCGCAGTCGCCCAGACCTATGTCGCGCTGGCCCGGGCGGAAGCGCAGATCGCCGTGGCGGATCGCTTCGTGGACACGCGCCAGCAGGCGCTTTCGCTGGCACAAACCAATGTAAACAGCGGCTTGGCGAGCGATTTCGAACTGCAGCAATCCCGCACCCTGCTGGCCGAGGCCGAGCAGGCCCGGGCGCTGGCGGTGGCGAGCCGCGAGGTGGTGGTGCATGCGCTGGCGGCGCTGGTGGGCCGCGGGGCGGACTTCCACGGCGAGATTTCCCCGCCGGTTCTGGCACTTGGCGATCCCCCGGCGGTTCCGGCCATGCTTCCCGCCGACCTGCTGGCACGCCGACCGGACATTCTGGCGGCCCGGGCGCGGATCACGGCGGCGAGCGCCGGGCGCGAGGCGGTGCGCGCGGATTTTCTCCCCAATATCAATATCTCCGCCCTCGCCGGCCTGGCCTCGGTCGGCTTTTCGCACCTGTTCGAAGGCGGTTCCGCCCAATATGCCGCGGGCCCTGCGATCCACCTGCCGATCTTCGAAGGCGGCCGGCTGCAAGCCCGGTACAAGGGCGCCACAGCGGCAGTAGAAGAGTATGGGGCTGAGTATAACGCCACCGTGCTGGATGCAGTGCGCGACACGGCCGATGCGATCACCCGCGTCGGCGCCGCCGATCGCGAGCTGGCCGACCAGCAGCGGATCGTCGGCGGGCTGCGCGAAACGCTGCGGCTCAACCAGGTGCGGGTCGATACCGGCCTCGCCTCACGCATCGACACGCTCGAATCCGGTTTCCGCCTGCTGGCCGCCGAGCAATCGCTGGTCGACCTCCAGGCCGATGCGCTGACCCGGCGCATCCAGCTCCTCGCCGCGCTGGGCGGCGGCTTCGATTCCACCGCCGGCGGCCTCGCCGCCACAGACTTCGCGGAACCCCAATCATGACCGACATGCTGCGCAACGAATTCCGGGACAACGAAACCATCGGCGAGGAACTGTCCGACATCGCCGCCGAGCAGGAGGCGGCCCGTACCGCACCGCCCCCTCCCCCCGCGGAGGAGGAGCCGCGCGGCAAGCCCCGCGCGCGCCGGATCGCCTTCCTGATCCTCGGCCTCGTCGTGCTGATCGGCGCGATCACCTATGGCGTGATGTGGTTCCTCGCCCCGCCGTCCGAGGAAACGGACGACGCCTATGTGAACGGCAATGTGGTGGCGATCACCGCCCGCGCCGCGGGCACGGTGATCGCGCTGCATGCAGACAACACCCAGGCGGTGGAGCGCGGCGCGACGCTGATCGACCTTGATCCGGCGCAGCAGGAAGTCTCGCTGGAAGCCGCCGAGGCGCAGCTGGGGCAGGCGGTGCGCGCGGTGCGCGCCTCCCGCTCCGCCGTGGCGGAAGGCGGCGCGGAAATCGCCAAGGCGGAGGCTGACCTCTCCCGCGCGCAGGCCGACTATGCCCGCCGCAAGC is a window from the Altererythrobacter sp. B11 genome containing:
- a CDS encoding 6-phosphogluconolactonase; protein product: MADIEMIAGAGDAGVARWLEQHLTAALEREPAGIAITVPGGSTPFPILEALTDSAIDWGRVAVWPGDDRLVPEDHPASNIGRIRRLLEPAGARIVPLELDADVPRFALAWLGMGGDGHIASLFPNTDPQIDDPRPVRRLTPDPLPPEAPFDRITLTIPSLLDSEELLFVMRGEDKRALFERAAAGEGDWPVARLLGAASQKVTCFT
- a CDS encoding Dps family protein; amino-acid sequence: MASTGDNSKAALIEALNGALADHLALYLKTKNFHWHVKGPNFRSRHLLFDEQAAQIFGLVDVIAERVRKIGGKTLTSIGTVGKTTNIADQDDTELSADAMVEELRDDNRKLLERLKQVKKTSDEAGDNATNGMVDDWIDQAEERAWFLTETIS
- a CDS encoding DUF2279 domain-containing protein, which gives rise to MQFPSPRRAAPLRRARTAAFLAIGLAGFATAPAQAQEQAEGMGSTPAVFAALDAAFLPEQTAFPHSATPAYAAPVEAQPDGPIVGPVDDEAEASQPAPPLDSADSLQGAPRRDYASFGKDVAAIKWELAAIAGYYTAINGHKLFDDAQAPHFHSEGWFGKNTNNVGMDKLAHAYSAYVLSELFYARLKHKTGRAPGIQYTAAALASGVMLWSELSDSIEPSGGWSWEDVVMNSAGAGFSILRNSVPGLDEKLDYRLMIEPGDGVYAVAGKRHFQQQRYFFALKLSGFKAFDRSPLRFLELHLGYHGDDFLLSDRAAGTEPKRHVFVGMGINLRELLFKNSKSKVGRAAGEVLDYFQPPYTAVHQHLTD
- a CDS encoding L,D-transpeptidase family protein, which gives rise to MRIRYLALAAALAPLAACNSSDSPSSQSGDQVAASPYADLQFEDAPAGDAQFTAPESLGTEVMLDRLGFSSGVIDGKSTRFDTQAIRAFQQAQGLNESGTLDDATRAALAKFQVPATRMVRIPARFAQGPFMPDLPEDTAEQAKVDRLGYRNLMEALAERFHTTPETLVALNSPQTGVGAGAVIRVPNTAPVDPAAFDVDDGDWNTTLMSLGIAPDQPAAARVVVDKSDGVLRAFDEEDRLIAQFPATMGSEHDPLPIGKWTIKGVSHNPPFHYNPDLFWDVSDSADSQVLPPGPNGPVGVVWIDLSKEHYGIHGTGEPASIGTAQSHGCVRLTNWDAARLAQMVKPNTPAVFQE
- a CDS encoding MFS transporter; this encodes MASRSSDTLDVTQFMQDLRFSRYHLTILVLCSLVTFFDGQDFAALAYALPYIRDDMGISDEMTGYVSSAAFLGQMIGSLFGSYLGDIFGRRPVIIACTCGSALMTMAVGFADTAEHLIALRFVSGLAIGGLLAPVWALSIESMPKSMRATSVTIIMMGFSVGTASSGPIANWIAPVWGWQGIFWVCGVLTGIFAILLAFTLHESARWMVATNKPPARIIPILSRFNPGYEMVGYERFILSDERQTTTKNHPVAKLRELFAGALAIVTPLIWAAYFFSSFSIYLKSAYGVIFMENLGIARQNAAWLGSASALLGAFGGVALLAMTERRGPGWIALAPLLAVPIVVLIGTGAVIGGDWFVPSLLVSAILVGAGHSAVISITSVYYPSAVRATGGGWASFMAKFAAVAAPIFGAQFLSGSSGAMAGYMFTAYCLVGIVVCILLLGFFARKLTRA
- a CDS encoding AraC family transcriptional regulator, producing MDRMAQLAEVITRYAPAAGMHRTAVPRLSLFRADEPTVPTPSVYDASLCLIAQGAKSVAIAEQELFYDAAHYLVVSVDLPLVGRVTEASADAPYLCCKIDLDLPALVDMVIAEGGPGKPPPAPALAVYPGDPDLIDAACRLVRLLDRPESIPALAPLIERELLYRLLAGPHGGALRHLAVADSRLGQVSRAVARIRDRFRDQLRIRDIAAAAGMSESSLHEHFKAVTRTTPLEYQKQLRLQEARRLMLAKGLSAGAAGFAVGYDSPSQFSREYRRLFGAPPRQDVDRLSHQQNFLGAV
- a CDS encoding SDR family oxidoreductase, encoding MTNISNKIVLVTGASSGIGEATVRELAQAGAKVFIGARRRERLESLARELGEHVAWQELDVTDGDSFEAFVAAAEAHFGRVDALVNNAGVMPLSPLAALKRDEWKKMIDVNIHGVLNGIAAVLPRFLVQGSGHVINVASIAAHMVMPTAAVYCGTKHAVWAITDGLRQEHDEIRTTVISPGVVATELGNDITDTAVAGALQEWRKKSLTPDAIARAIRFALEQPDDVDINEVIVRPTAAGM
- a CDS encoding MarR family winged helix-turn-helix transcriptional regulator, which encodes MAIFTVEQCVAQRSPGRLIRRVAKLGTALVEAQFEGEEMSFQQWIALKVTADGVVGNAGELARELGITTGATTRLIDTLEQRGMMARVRCGEDRRVVKIAVTPAGGAVMERLQPRVVGAWSEMFAEIEQEEADAFARTLVRLYERAEQLAGTSEATETEDAL
- a CDS encoding efflux transporter outer membrane subunit; translated protein: MTRRPILSGLVPLLLAGCASVPHVEPQVTPVAPTSLGLGDEVPTVAADWWRAFNDPQLDRLEAAALAGNPRLEAAEARLREAEAAIGVTRAAGEPQIGANAQVTRQRFSENATVPPPYGGSTRWLPQLGATLDWDLDLFGRVKAGVRQAEAEAAAARYDTAAARLTLSAAVAQTYVALARAEAQIAVADRFVDTRQQALSLAQTNVNSGLASDFELQQSRTLLAEAEQARALAVASREVVVHALAALVGRGADFHGEISPPVLALGDPPAVPAMLPADLLARRPDILAARARITAASAGREAVRADFLPNINISALAGLASVGFSHLFEGGSAQYAAGPAIHLPIFEGGRLQARYKGATAAVEEYGAEYNATVLDAVRDTADAITRVGAADRELADQQRIVGGLRETLRLNQVRVDTGLASRIDTLESGFRLLAAEQSLVDLQADALTRRIQLLAALGGGFDSTAGGLAATDFAEPQS